The genomic stretch GGAAGCAGTTATGCATTTGCGTTAATTAACCAAGGAATCACAGATGAGCTTGTGGTCATTGATGTAAATAAAGAAAAAGCAATGGGCGATGTGATGGATTTAAACCACGGAAAGGCGTTTGCGCCACAACCGGTCAAAACATCTTACGGAACATATGAAGACTGCAAGGATGCTGATATTGTCTGCATTTGCGCCGGAGCAAACCAAAAACCTGGTGAGACACGCCTTGAATTAGTAGAAAAGAACTTGAAGATTTTCAAAGGCATCGTTAGTGAAGTCATGGCGAGCGGATTTGACGGCATTTTCTTAGTCGCGACAAATCCGGTTGATATCCTGACTTACGCAACATGGAAATTCAGCGGCCTGCCAAAAGAGCGGGTGATTGGAAGCGGCACAACACTTGATTCTGCGAGATTCCGTTTCATGCTGAGCGAATACTTTGGCGCAGCGCCTCAAAACGTACACGCGCATATTATCGGAGAGCACGGCGACACAGAGCTTCCTGTTTGGAGCCACGCGAATGTCGGCGGTGTGCCGGTCAGTGAACTCGTTGAGAAAAACGATGCGTACAAACAAGAGGAGCTGGACCAAATTGTAGATGATGTGAAAAACGCAGCTTACCATATCATTGAGAAAAAAGGCGCGACTTATTATGGGGTTGCGATGAGTCTTGCTCGCATTACAAAAGCCATTCTTCATAATGAAAACAGCATATTAACTGTCAGCACATATTTGGACGGGCAATACGGTGCAGATGACGTGTACATCGGTGTGCCGGCTGTCGTGAATCGCGGAGGGATCGCAGGTATCACTGAGCTGAACTTAAATGAGAAAGAAAAAGAACAGTTCCTTCACAGCGCCGGCGTCCTTAAAAACATTTTAAAACCTCATTTTGCAGAACAAAAAGTCAACTAACCGCAACTTTAGAGTAAAGGGCTGATTGTCAATGTGGGAGCAGTTGTATGATCCGTTTGGAAACGAGTATGTGAGCGCACTTGTGGCGCTCACTCCGATTCTCTTTTTTCTTTTGGCTTTAACTGTTTTGAAAATGAAAGGCATTCTTGCGGCATTTCTTACCCTAGCCGTCAGTTTCTTCGTCTCCGTTTGGGCATTTCATATGCCGGTTGAAAAAGCGATTTCTTCTGTTTTGTTAGGAATCGGGAGCGGGCTGTGGCCCATTGGCTACATCGTCCTGATGGCGGTGTGGCTGTATAAAATCGCCGTGAAAACCGGGAAATTTACCATTATTCGGTCCAGCATTGCCGGCATTTCGCCTGACCAACGATTACAGCTATTATTAATTGGTTTTTGTTTTAACGCGTTTTTAGAAGGCGCGGCCGGTTTTGGTGTTCCGATTGCGATTAGTGCGGCGCTGCTCGTCGAACTTGGTTTTAAACCGTTAAAAGCGGCGGCGCTCTGCTTGATTGCAAACGCTGCCTCCGGAGCCTTTGGGGCGATTGGGATTCCTGTCATCACAGGGGCGCAGATTGGTGATTTGTCTGCTCTTGAGCTGTCTCGGACATTAATGTGGACACTGCCGATGATCTCATTTTTAATACCATTCCTGCTTGTATTCTTATTAGACCGAATGAAAGGAATCAAACAGACATGGCCCGCTCTTCTGGTTGTGAGCGGTGGGTATACAGCGGTTCAGACACTGACAATGGCGGTGCTCGGGCCGGAATTAGCAAACATTTTGGCGGCCTTATTCAGCATGGGCGGGCTTGCCCTCTTCCTCCGCAAATGGCAGCCGAAAGAGATTTACCGCGAGGAAGGGGCCGGCGATGCTGGTGAGAAAAAGGCATACCGTGCCGCTGACATTGCGAAAGCGTGGTCTCCTTTCTACATTTTAACTGCGGCGATCACCATCTGGAGCCTTCCTGCCTTCAAAGCGCTTTTCCAAGAAGGCGGGCTGTTATATCAATCAACGCTCCTGTTCAAAATGCCTTTTCTGCATCAGCAAATTATGAAAATGCCGCCGATTGCGCCATCTGCCATGCCGTTAGATGCAGTCTTTAAAGTTGATCTGCTGTCAGCGACTGGTACAGCGATTTTAGCGGCGGTCATCGTGACAGGGCTGTTCAGCAAAAAGTTCTCCTCTCGGGATGCCTTTGCTTCCTTGAAGGAGACGGGAAAAGAGCTGTGGGTGCCGATTATGACGATCTGCTTCGTGATGGGGTTTGCCAATCTGGCCAACTTCGCAGGGCTCAGCTCTTCAATTGGGTTAGCATTGGCGAAAACAGGAGACCTGTTCCCGTTTGTCAGTCCTGTTCTCGGCTGGATTGGCGTGTTCATCACCGGTTCTGTTGTCAGCAATAATGCTTTGTTCGGCCATTTGCAGGTTGTCACGGGAGCGCAGATCGGTGCGGGTTCAGATTTGCTGTTAGCCGCAAATACGGCGGGCGGTGTCATGGCGAAACTTGTTTCTCCTCAATCTATCGCCATCGCTGCCGCAGCGGTCGGCCAAACAGGCAAGGAATCTAAACTGTTTAAAAGGACAGTGGCGTACAGCCTGATTCTGTTATTGATCATTTGTATATGGACGTTTATTCTTGCAAGATTAGGAGTGTAATAGAAAAAAGCAGTACATGCCCAGCATGTACTGCTTTTTTTATGTTAATTTGCTTTCTTTGTCATTTCGGCTGTTGTTTTCACTCTGGCTTTTCCCATAAATAAAATGGTAACCGCCGCGAGGACAATTGGAATCAAAGCGAGCAAAAAGACATACGTGATACTTGATGACATCGCGTCAATAATGCGATTCAGGATCGCATCAGGAATCTGGGAACGTGTTCCCGCTTGGAATATCTCCTGCGGGTCGCCAATATTTTGCGCAGCGCCTGATCCCGCTGAGCCTTTCATACCGCTGAAGGCGTCATTCAGCTTGTTTGTGAATACGTTTGTTTGCACCGTTCCGAAAATGGTGACACCTAAGGTCATGCCAAATGATCGCAAAAATGAATTTGTAGAGTTTGCCGTTCCCCGAAAGCGAGGTTCAAGATCATTCATCGATGCCGCCGGCAGCAGGGAGAAGTTAAAGCCTACACCAAAGCCTGAAATCATCATAAAGACTGTCAGCCATACCCGTGCTGTGTCAGGCGTCATATTGGAAAGAAGCAGCATGCCGATAAAGAAAGCTATAACAGATATCAGCATCAAATTGCGGAAGCTTGCCTTCGTTTGGAAGATCCCGCCGATCATGCTTCCGATGACTGATCCAATCATCATCGGCGTCAGAATGAAGCCCGCGCTTGTCGCCGAGCTGCCGTAGACCGCCTGAACGAAAATCGGAATAAATACCGCTAAAATAATAAATGTTCCGCCATACAGGAAAGCGAGAATCTGTGCTGTGGCAAACAAGCGGTTCTTAAACATCCAGAAAGAAATAATCGGCTCTTCTGCTTTTCTCTCCACAATAAAAAAGGCAATGAAGAAAACGGCGAATACAATAAACAGCCCGATGATCTGAATGGAGTTCCAATCGTATGTTTTGCCGCCAAGCTCAAGGGCGAACATCAGGCATACAATGGATACGACTAAGGTAATCGCGCCGCCCCAGTCTATTTTCTGCTTTCTGTGCTCCAGAGATTCTTTGTAGTAGCGAATAATGAAAAACAATGACAATGCGCCGATCGGCACATTGATGTAAAACACCCAGTGCCAGCTGATCGAATCTGTAATGATCGCGCCTAAGAGCGGACCAAGAACACTGGATAATCCAAATACAGCACCGAACATGCCGGACATTTTTCCGCGTTTTTCCGGCGGAAACAAATCAAAGATAATGGTAAAGGCAATCGGCAGGAGCGCGCCGCCTCCGATCCCTTGAATGGCCCGGAAGATGATCAGCTGATTCATCGTCTGGGCAATCCCGCATAAAGCAGAACCGATTAAGAAAAAAATAAGTCCAAACAGGAAAAAACGTTTTCGGCCGTACATATCGGAAAGCTTGCCGTAAATCGGCATGCCAGCCATAACCGCCACCATATAGGATGCCGTCACCCAGGCAAATTTATCGAAGCTTCCAAGATCGGCTACGATATTGCCCATCGCGGTGGCAACAATCGTATTGTCCATTGCAGACATCAAGATGCCCAGCAGGAGACCGAGGACCACAAATTTGGTGGAAGCCTGTTTTGCTGTTGTTGTGTCCATTTGTTCTACCTCCTCTTACTTTTCTATGTAAGTTCTGATATCATGATAATAGTTTGATTGTTGAATATCTCGATTATCAAGATAAACTCGATTTTATAGGGAGGACTGTCAGTTGTCAACAAGAAATTCCAGAAGTGAGTTGGAAAAGACTGCTGTTCAGCTTTTTCGAAAACTGGGCACAAGAACGGTTCTGTTTCATCAGGCAGCCGCTCAAGCTCTCGGTCTGTTTCCCACCGATTTGAAATCAGCTGACATTTTAAATGAAGCAGGGCCGATGACGGCCGGAGAGCTGGGGAAAAAAACCGGCCTCAGCACGGGTTCCGTCACGGCGCTTGTTGACCGGCTGGAAAAAGCGGGGTATGTGGCTCGTGAAAAGGACCCGAACGATCGCAGGAGAGTCGTAATCGTCCCTTTGACTGCTTCGAAAAAACATATAAAGGATTTGTTCCGTCCTCTGTCTGAGTCAACGATGGATTTGTGCCGCGAATATACGGAAGAGGAGCTGGAACTCATTTTCAGTTTTGTAGGCAAAGCTGCCGATATTATGGAGGAAGAGCTTGAACGTCTGAAACAGTAAGTGAATTTGTGCATAGCTTGGCCCGTTCCCGAATAAATTGTACAAGTTACATAAGAGAAGGGAGTACGGGCCGGTGAACATTTTTTTGAGCTATATTGTGCTGGGACTGTCCTTGTCTGCGCCTGTGGGGCCAGTGAATGCGGCGCAAATAGACAAAGGAATTAAAAACGGTTTTTGGCATGCATGGATTTTCGGTTTAGGCGCCATGACAGCGGATGGGCTGTACATGCTTTTTATCTATTTCGGGCTGTCGCAGTTCTTGACCGCTCCATTTGTGAAAACGTTTTTGTGGCTGTTCGGCTTTTTTGTCCTGACCTATACCGGAATTGAAACGCTGAAAAACGTCAGAGAACCGATGGATGTGCGAAGCTCGCGGGGGAAACCGTCATACAGGAAAACATTCGCATCGGGTTTTCTCATTTCATTGTCAAACCCATTGAGCATCCTTTTTTGGCTTGGAATTTACGGAAGCATTCTTGCGAAAACAGCAGAGGCCTACAATATGAATCAGCTTCTAATCTATAGCTCCGGCATCATGATCGGCATTTTAATCTGGGATTTCTGCATGGCTATCACAGCCAGTACGTTCAGAAACCTGCTTCATGAAAAGCTATTGAGAGGATTGACCGGAATCGCCGGTGTATCCCTCCTTGTGTTTGGCTTTTACTTTGGTTATCAGGGCATCAAACAGTTATTGGGCTGATTCATGAAGGACAGTCACCTGCCGCTTCCAGTTTTAATATAGTATCCAGATGATACTGGAGGTGGATCAATGGTGAATGGGATTTACACCAAAAGTTTTCTGGAACGTATTCAGGAAGAGCTTCCTGAATGGCAAAGAATCGCTTTTGAGCTGCTGGCAGAAACTCTGGGGGACGACGCGGATACATTTCCGTGCATTCCCGGACGCCAGGCGTTTCTGACTGATCAGCTTCGGATTGCTTTTGCCGGAGATCCGCGGGAAAACCGCACAGCGGAGGAACTGGCTCCGTTGCTTGCGGAGTACGGCAAGATATCGCGGGACACGGGAAAATACGCATCCCTCGTTGTGTTGTTTGATACACCGGAAGATTTGGCGGAGCATTATTCGATTGAAGCGTATGAAGAGCTGTTTTGGCGCTTTTTAAATAGACTGAGTCATCAAGACGAAAAAGAATGGCCGGAAGACATTCCGGCCGATCCTGAGCATTATAAATGGGAGTTTTGTTTTGACGGCGAGCCGTATTTCATTCTGTGCGCTACACCGGGGCACGAGGCAAGAAGAAGCCGGAGCTTTCCTTTTTTTATGGTCACGTTTCAGCCAAGGTGGGTGTTTGATGACCTAAATGGATCAACTGCATTTGGCCGTAACATGAGCAGGCTGATCCGATCTCGTTTAGAGGCCTATGATCAGGCTCCGATTCACCCGCAATTAGGCTGGTACGGAGGAAAAGATAATCGTGAATGGAAGCAGTATTTCCTCCGTGATGACGAAAAACAGGTATCGAAGTGCCCGTTTTCTTATTTAAAGAACATGTTCAACAAAATGAAATAAATCAAGGACTGGCAGGGCGATCTTTATGACCCTGCTTTTTTTGATAGATCATGGTAACGATGGCGATAATCACGAGAAAACCTATGCTGACGAAAAAACCGGGCCGGCTTGATTTTTCAAACAATGTACCGGACACAGCTGCAGCAATCAGAACCATCGCTAAATAAATTTGCGTTTTTCCCATGCCCTCGGGATCAGTCAGCTTTTTGCTGGAGAACAGGATAAACAGCCAAGTGTATAAAAGCATAAGCCCCGCAGCTGTTGTCATATGCTCATAAATGTTTTTAGGCAGCACTAACGACAAAATAATGGAGAGGACAAGCCCCGCAAACGTCAGCCCAAGTGCCGGCCAGCATATTTTTTTGCCTTCCTTTAGAGTAAAGCATTTCGGCGCGTCGCCGTCATCAGCCATTGTACAAAGCAATGTCGTAACCGCAAATAGCGAAGCGACAAGGGTCGAGAACCCTGCGATGATGAAAATCCCGTTAAATATATCAAGGATGATCTCAAGGTTATATCCTTTTAATGACGTAATGAACGGACTGTCCTGTTCAGTAAACGTGTGTAACGGAACCAAAAGCAGAGCAAGCCCGATTGAAATGATATAAATAATCGCCAGCGTCGCCAGCATCAGTTTCCCTGATTTAGACGCTTCCTCAGGTTTTTTTAAGTGAACCGCCATCAGCCCCATGACCTCAATTCCGCCAAAAGCGTAAAACGCGTAGATTAAACCTGTCCACAGCCCCATGGCGCCGTATGGGAAAAACTCACTCGTCTTATTTGGAACATGTATGCCATGATTTCCGCCGGACAGGATACCGCATAAAGCCAGGATGGCAATGACAATAAACATAAAAATAGCAGCTGTTTTAATGACTGCCAGCACGTTTTCTGTTTTTTCAAAGACGGACAGGCCGGTGAAAATAATAAGGAGCCCAAGTACTGCGTAGATTGAGGCAAACACCCATAGCGGCACTTGAGGAAACCAATGCTTCGTAAAGAGCGAAATGGCTGTCAGCTGGCTTCCGGTAATCAGCATTTCTGATGTCCAGTACACCCAGCCGTTGCTGAAGCCTGCCCATTTGCCGAATGCTTTTCGGGCATACGCACAAAACGAGCCCTTTTCCGGCTGCTTCGCCGATAGCTTGGCGAGCTGTTCAAAGACAAAATACGTACCGATCCCTGCGATCAGAAATGAAAGGAGAACGGAAAAACCGCTTTTTACAATTGCGATGCTGGAACCGAGAAAGAAGCCTGTTCCAATCGTGCAGCCGACTCCGATCAGTGACAGCTGCCACCAAGCCAGATTCCCTTTTGGCTGGTCTTTTTTTGTTTGGCTCATTATTTATTCAACCCCTTTTATCTAAGGTTAGATTGTGATCTGTCCAAAGCTTATATACATCGGATTTTTGCCTCTTTTTACATGGAGAAGGAAGCAGACGCTCATACTAATGAAAAAAGGAGCAAACCAATGACACAGCAATATATTGTGGAGCCGAAAAAAGGGCTTGGGCTGAAGCTGAAAAAGGGGCAGATTTTAAAGGTGGTTGATGTAGAAGGGCAGCAGGTGGCTGATTTTGTCGCATACCATGCCAAGGATTTTTATGAACACCTTGATCAGGGAGCGACGATAGACGCCAATCACTCCATTCATGTGAAGGTCAACGACCATCTCTACTCCAACCTGTATAAGCCGATGTTAACCCTGATTGAAGATACGGTCGGCAAGCATGATCTGCTGTTGCCCGCCTGCCGTCCTGATATGAACAGGCTCTTATATGGGAAGCAAAAGGATGAGTTTCAGGATACGTGCTATGACAATATGAACCGTGCGCTTGAGCAGTTTGGCGTACCGAAGCCCCACATGCATTACCCATTTGCGATTTTTATGAATACTGTCCTTGATGAGAAAGGGAATCTGTCTGTGGAAACGCCGCTTTCGAATGCCGGAGATTATGTAAGGCTCAGGGCGGAGATGGATTTAATTGTCGCGTTTTCTTCCTGCCCGATTGAAAAAGGGAAATGCAATGGCGACAGTGTGACATCCATACGGGTTGAAGTCAGCTGATCTCTCTTGTTCACAGTGAATGAAGACCTGTGCTATATTTAATAGGGATACATAACAGTCATGATTCATTTTCATTGATTTAGGGAAATGATCAGTAATAAGGGAAAATGTACAGGAGGAATGATTGGGATGAGCATGCAGGAAAAGATTATGCGTGAGTTACATGTGAAGCCCTCAATTGATCCAAAGCAAGAAATTGAGGACCGAGTCAATTTTTTAAAACAATATGTAAAGAAAACCGGTGCTAAAGGCTTTGTATTGGGAATCAGCGGGGGCCAGGATTCAACACTTGCGGGAAGACTCGCTCAGCTTGCGGTGGAGAGCATTCGCGAGGAGGGCGGAGACGCTCAATTTATCGCGGTCCGTCTTCCGCATGGCACACAGCAGGATGAAGACGATGCCCAGCTTGCTTTGAAGTTTATTAAGCCGGATAAATCATGGAAGTTTGATATTAAATCGACAGTCAGCGCTTTTTCTGATCAGTATCAGCAGGAAACAGGCGATCAGCTGACGGACTTTAATAAAGGAAACGTAAAAGCAAGAACAAGAATGATCGCGCAATACGCGATCGGCGGCCAGGAAGGTCTTCTTGTGTTAGGAACAGACCATGCTGCTGAAGCAGTGACTGGTTTCTTTACGAAGTACGGTGACGGCGGAGCAGACCTCCTGCCGCTGACAGGCTTGACGAAGCGCCAGGGAAGAACCTTGCTGAAAGAGCTGGGTGCACCGGAACGCTTATACTTAAAAGAACCGACTGCCGATCTGCTCGACGAAAAACCGCAGCAGTCGGATGAAACAGAGCTTGGCATTTCCTACGACGAGATTGACGATTATCTCGAAGGAAAAGAAGTATCAGCGAAAGTATCAGAAGCGCTGGAAAAACGCTACAGCATGACTGAACATAAACGCCAGGTTCCGGCGTCTATGTTTGATGACTGGTGGAAATAAGTTGAAGAAAGCCCGCTCTCGGAGCGGGCTTTTGTCGTGTACAGAAGCTTTATTTGATGCGGATATGATTCAGCTTTACCATTAATCTGTCGGCGAACCTTCGGAGGCTGCCTCTTGTATCAGGATCTAATGGGAGTTCGGCTCTCGCGGCAATGTTCTCTGCCACATCCTGAATCGACAGGTTGTCTGTTTGAATGTGGTCCTCAAAAATGGGTGATGATAATCCTTCAACACAGCGGTCAATTTGTTTGGCGGCCCATGAGTTTTTTCCTTCTGCTCTGGTGCGCAGCCTTTTTAACAAGGTTTCCTTTGAAGCCATTAGTGTAAAGTGGTGAACGATCCTGCCTTCCTGTCTGAGCCTGCCGATGATCTCATTGAAGTATTCAGGGTGTACAATCGTCATAGGCACAATAAGGATGCCGCGGTATGTATCTGTCAGAGAAGCTAGCAAACTGTAATTGAACGCCCGCCATAAAGGATAGCTTTGAAAATCGTCCTTTGCGATCTCCTGCGGCACCATGGAGCGCAGCGCAAAACCCATTTTCTCGGGATCATACACGTAAGATGGGTTCAGCCTTCTGTGCAGTTCGAAGGCTGTTTGTGTTTTTCCCGAACCGAATGCCCCGTTTATCCAAATGATCATCGCCATTTCTCCCTTCCTATTTATCATACAGAAAAAGACCCTTCCATCGAAGAGTCAGCTGGAAAAACAATAAAGGCGGAAGGTTTTAACGCTTTTTTGCGTCGAAGTATTAAAATACCTGCAGAAATGTTGTACAATGAATGTCATTCAGGCAAAAATGGCTACAACAAAGCGCACTATAAGCTTGACCGGTAAAGCCGGTATCTATATAAATATTCGCTAAATAAGCATATAATGAATATATAATTTCATTCCTTAGGAGGATTTCGCCGAAGATGAACGCTAAACGAGCCATCCCAGTAAGAGAAAGAAATATCGTCCTGATCGGATTCATGGGTGTAGGAAAAACAACAATCGGCCAATTGGTCGCTAAAAAATTATATAGAGATTTTATTGATATTGACCAGCAGATCGAAAAGGATTTCAATATGTCAATTCCTGAGATATTTGAGAAAAAGGGAGAAGACTTTTTCCGGAAAACGGAGAAGGAATATATTTTAGACATCTGCCATCATAAACGATTCAAAATCGTATCTCTGGGCGGGGGATCTTTTAAACAAGAAGAAATCAGAAATTGCTGTCTGGAAAACTGTCTCGTGCTTCATCTGGACCTGTCATGGGAGAACTGGAAGCAGCGCGCGGATTTATTGATCGAAAGCCGCCCTGTACTGCATAACCGTTCAATGGATGAAATGGAACAGCTGTTTAACGAAAGAAAAGTCATTTATGACAAGCACAATTCAAAAGTGGCAACAGACAACCTTTCCCCGGAAGAGGTTGCCGATTACATTGTTGAGACATTAAAAATTGGCTGGGATCTTTATCAGCCGATGTAAAAAGCCGTGCGCAGCGCACGGCTTTTTTTATCGTTTTATCCCTTGTATCAAAATCGCTTTTAAACAAAAGGAGATGGGCTGTCCGTTTTGGTTCAATGTAATACAGAACGTGTCGCGTGCTTCGTCTGATGCGTGATTCAAGTGGGTAATGATTTGTTTTTCTCGGTCAGCGGGGGTTCCGCCTCGTTTGATCCAGCTATCGTATTGAATCGGCAAGTTCCACTTTTGGATGTCTTGATAGGCCAGTTGATTGGCGCTGAACATCGCCTGCCATTCTGATAATGAGCTTTCACGAACATGGGAAGGGTCTCGAAGCCGGTTCAAATGATTGACAAACTCATCAAGAACGGGATCTTCAGGCGCGTAATGATCAACTAAGAGAAAACGTCCGTCCTGTTTTAGTACGCGTGCAACCTCTCTGACAGCTTTGCGGACATCTGAAA from Bacillus subtilis subsp. subtilis str. 168 encodes the following:
- the lctE gene encoding L-lactate dehydrogenase (Evidence 1a: Function from experimental evidences in the studied strain; PubMedId: 10809684, 16207915, 19383131; Product type e: enzyme); this encodes MMNKHVNKVALIGAGFVGSSYAFALINQGITDELVVIDVNKEKAMGDVMDLNHGKAFAPQPVKTSYGTYEDCKDADIVCICAGANQKPGETRLELVEKNLKIFKGIVSEVMASGFDGIFLVATNPVDILTYATWKFSGLPKERVIGSGTTLDSARFRFMLSEYFGAAPQNVHAHIIGEHGDTELPVWSHANVGGVPVSELVEKNDAYKQEELDQIVDDVKNAAYHIIEKKGATYYGVAMSLARITKAILHNENSILTVSTYLDGQYGADDVYIGVPAVVNRGGIAGITELNLNEKEKEQFLHSAGVLKNILKPHFAEQKVN
- the lctP gene encoding L-lactate permease (Evidence 1a: Function from experimental evidences in the studied strain; PubMedId: 10809684, 15849754, 16428414, 16850406; Product type t: transporter), giving the protein MWEQLYDPFGNEYVSALVALTPILFFLLALTVLKMKGILAAFLTLAVSFFVSVWAFHMPVEKAISSVLLGIGSGLWPIGYIVLMAVWLYKIAVKTGKFTIIRSSIAGISPDQRLQLLLIGFCFNAFLEGAAGFGVPIAISAALLVELGFKPLKAAALCLIANAASGAFGAIGIPVITGAQIGDLSALELSRTLMWTLPMISFLIPFLLVFLLDRMKGIKQTWPALLVVSGGYTAVQTLTMAVLGPELANILAALFSMGGLALFLRKWQPKEIYREEGAGDAGEKKAYRAADIAKAWSPFYILTAAITIWSLPAFKALFQEGGLLYQSTLLFKMPFLHQQIMKMPPIAPSAMPLDAVFKVDLLSATGTAILAAVIVTGLFSKKFSSRDAFASLKETGKELWVPIMTICFVMGFANLANFAGLSSSIGLALAKTGDLFPFVSPVLGWIGVFITGSVVSNNALFGHLQVVTGAQIGAGSDLLLAANTAGGVMAKLVSPQSIAIAAAAVGQTGKESKLFKRTVAYSLILLLIICIWTFILARLGV
- the mdr gene encoding multidrug-efflux transporter (Evidence 1a: Function from experimental evidences in the studied strain; PubMedId: 9023234, 15489457, 15849754, 16850406, 21690368; Product type t : transporter), yielding MDTTTAKQASTKFVVLGLLLGILMSAMDNTIVATAMGNIVADLGSFDKFAWVTASYMVAVMAGMPIYGKLSDMYGRKRFFLFGLIFFLIGSALCGIAQTMNQLIIFRAIQGIGGGALLPIAFTIIFDLFPPEKRGKMSGMFGAVFGLSSVLGPLLGAIITDSISWHWVFYINVPIGALSLFFIIRYYKESLEHRKQKIDWGGAITLVVSIVCLMFALELGGKTYDWNSIQIIGLFIVFAVFFIAFFIVERKAEEPIISFWMFKNRLFATAQILAFLYGGTFIILAVFIPIFVQAVYGSSATSAGFILTPMMIGSVIGSMIGGIFQTKASFRNLMLISVIAFFIGMLLLSNMTPDTARVWLTVFMMISGFGVGFNFSLLPAASMNDLEPRFRGTANSTNSFLRSFGMTLGVTIFGTVQTNVFTNKLNDAFSGMKGSAGSGAAQNIGDPQEIFQAGTRSQIPDAILNRIIDAMSSSITYVFLLALIPIVLAAVTILFMGKARVKTTAEMTKKAN
- the ycgE gene encoding putative transcriptional regulator (Evidence 3: Putative function from multiple computational evidences; Product type r: regulator); amino-acid sequence: MSTRNSRSELEKTAVQLFRKLGTRTVLFHQAAAQALGLFPTDLKSADILNEAGPMTAGELGKKTGLSTGSVTALVDRLEKAGYVAREKDPNDRRRVVIVPLTASKKHIKDLFRPLSESTMDLCREYTEEELELIFSFVGKAADIMEEELERLKQ
- the ycgF gene encoding putative aminoacid export permease (Evidence 3: Putative function from multiple computational evidences; PubMedId: 15849754, 16850406; Product type t: transporter), with product MNIFLSYIVLGLSLSAPVGPVNAAQIDKGIKNGFWHAWIFGLGAMTADGLYMLFIYFGLSQFLTAPFVKTFLWLFGFFVLTYTGIETLKNVREPMDVRSSRGKPSYRKTFASGFLISLSNPLSILFWLGIYGSILAKTAEAYNMNQLLIYSSGIMIGILIWDFCMAITASTFRNLLHEKLLRGLTGIAGVSLLVFGFYFGYQGIKQLLG
- the ycgG gene encoding conserved protein of unknown function (similar to phage protein) (Evidence 4: Unknown function but conserved in other organisms), which translates into the protein MVNGIYTKSFLERIQEELPEWQRIAFELLAETLGDDADTFPCIPGRQAFLTDQLRIAFAGDPRENRTAEELAPLLAEYGKISRDTGKYASLVVLFDTPEDLAEHYSIEAYEELFWRFLNRLSHQDEKEWPEDIPADPEHYKWEFCFDGEPYFILCATPGHEARRSRSFPFFMVTFQPRWVFDDLNGSTAFGRNMSRLIRSRLEAYDQAPIHPQLGWYGGKDNREWKQYFLRDDEKQVSKCPFSYLKNMFNKMK
- the ycgH gene encoding putative amino acid transporter (Evidence 3: Putative function from multiple computational evidences; PubMedId: 15849754, 16850406; Product type t: transporter); the protein is MSQTKKDQPKGNLAWWQLSLIGVGCTIGTGFFLGSSIAIVKSGFSVLLSFLIAGIGTYFVFEQLAKLSAKQPEKGSFCAYARKAFGKWAGFSNGWVYWTSEMLITGSQLTAISLFTKHWFPQVPLWVFASIYAVLGLLIIFTGLSVFEKTENVLAVIKTAAIFMFIVIAILALCGILSGGNHGIHVPNKTSEFFPYGAMGLWTGLIYAFYAFGGIEVMGLMAVHLKKPEEASKSGKLMLATLAIIYIISIGLALLLVPLHTFTEQDSPFITSLKGYNLEIILDIFNGIFIIAGFSTLVASLFAVTTLLCTMADDGDAPKCFTLKEGKKICWPALGLTFAGLVLSIILSLVLPKNIYEHMTTAAGLMLLYTWLFILFSSKKLTDPEGMGKTQIYLAMVLIAAAVSGTLFEKSSRPGFFVSIGFLVIIAIVTMIYQKKQGHKDRPASP
- the ycgI gene encoding xenotiotic metabolite methyltransferase (Evidence 1b: Function from experimental evidences in the studied species; PubMedId: 16433904, 28898812; Product type e: enzyme), with the protein product MTQQYIVEPKKGLGLKLKKGQILKVVDVEGQQVADFVAYHAKDFYEHLDQGATIDANHSIHVKVNDHLYSNLYKPMLTLIEDTVGKHDLLLPACRPDMNRLLYGKQKDEFQDTCYDNMNRALEQFGVPKPHMHYPFAIFMNTVLDEKGNLSVETPLSNAGDYVRLRAEMDLIVAFSSCPIEKGKCNGDSVTSIRVEVS
- the nadE gene encoding ammonium-dependent NAD+ synthetase (Evidence 1a: Function from experimental evidences in the studied strain; PubMedId: 7890752, 9271869, 12682299, 19204287; Product type e: enzyme), coding for MSMQEKIMRELHVKPSIDPKQEIEDRVNFLKQYVKKTGAKGFVLGISGGQDSTLAGRLAQLAVESIREEGGDAQFIAVRLPHGTQQDEDDAQLALKFIKPDKSWKFDIKSTVSAFSDQYQQETGDQLTDFNKGNVKARTRMIAQYAIGGQEGLLVLGTDHAAEAVTGFFTKYGDGGADLLPLTGLTKRQGRTLLKELGAPERLYLKEPTADLLDEKPQQSDETELGISYDEIDDYLEGKEVSAKVSEALEKRYSMTEHKRQVPASMFDDWWK